The Ovis canadensis isolate MfBH-ARS-UI-01 breed Bighorn chromosome 13, ARS-UI_OviCan_v2, whole genome shotgun sequence genome includes a region encoding these proteins:
- the LOC138929738 gene encoding small ribosomal subunit protein eS12-like, whose translation MAGEGIAAGGVMDVNTALQEVLKTALIHDGLARGIREAAKALDKRQAHLCVLASSYDEPMYVKLVEALCAEHQINLIKAEDNKKLGEWVSLCKIDREGKPCNVVGCSCVVVKDYRKESQAKDVIEEYFKCKKS comes from the coding sequence ATGGCCGGGGAAGGCATTGCTGCTGGAGGTGTAATGGACGTTAATACTGCTCTGCAAGAGGTGCTGAAGACCGCCCTCATCCACGATGGCTTAGCGCGTGGAATTCGTGAAGCTGCGAAAGCTTTAGACAAGCGCCAAGCCCATCTATGTGTGCTTGCATCCAGCTATGATGAGCCTATGTATGTCAAGTTGGTGGAGGCCCTTTGTGCTGAGCATCAAATCAACCTGATTAAGGCTGAGGACAACAAGAAACTAGGGGAATGGGTAAGCCTCTGTAAAATTGACAGAGAGGGAAAACCCTGTAACGTGGTTGGTTGCAGTTGTGTGGTGGTTAAGGACTACAGGAAAGAATCTCAGGCCAAGGATGTCATTGAGGAGTACTTCAAATGcaagaaatcataa